From a single Marinobacter sp. THAF197a genomic region:
- a CDS encoding ATP phosphoribosyltransferase regulatory subunit, translated as MTVSDRWLLPDGVEDILPPLAGQIESLRRDVMDTCQRWGYQLVIPPLIEYLESLFTGTGHDLELQTFKLTDQLTGRMMGVRADMTPQAARIDAHTLGQEGITRLCYAGHVLHTRPRHMLTGRTPIQAGCELFGSASEAADLEVISLMLEALRVAGLRRVHMDLAHVSIYESLITEAGFDRDTEAAVFDAMARKSVPELDALLGDCPAGSGGARLRELARVSGGVEALDEARSILSGASTALDAALDQLGRVAEMLARDYPEVSLGFDFCELRGYNYHTGLVFAAYVPGHGDAVGKGGRYDAIGSDFGRARPATGFSLDIRALVSLGERPSKRSGAIWAPAETDSALEGVISGLRMTETVVRALPDDTDTNPAERGCDRQLVKKDGKWVVEALA; from the coding sequence ATGACTGTATCTGATCGCTGGTTACTGCCTGACGGGGTGGAAGACATTTTGCCGCCGCTGGCCGGACAGATCGAATCCCTGCGACGGGATGTAATGGATACCTGCCAGCGCTGGGGTTACCAGCTGGTTATCCCGCCGCTCATTGAATACCTTGAATCCCTCTTTACCGGTACGGGCCACGACCTGGAACTTCAAACCTTTAAGCTCACCGACCAGTTGACCGGTCGCATGATGGGCGTGCGCGCCGACATGACGCCACAGGCGGCGCGCATCGATGCCCATACCCTGGGGCAAGAAGGCATCACCCGGCTTTGTTATGCCGGCCATGTCTTGCACACCCGTCCGCGCCATATGCTGACCGGCCGAACGCCGATCCAGGCCGGTTGCGAGTTGTTTGGCAGTGCCTCGGAAGCCGCCGATCTTGAAGTGATCAGTCTGATGCTGGAAGCGCTCCGGGTTGCGGGCCTGCGCCGTGTGCATATGGATCTGGCCCATGTATCGATTTACGAGAGCCTGATCACCGAGGCAGGCTTTGATCGGGACACCGAAGCGGCCGTCTTCGATGCCATGGCACGCAAATCGGTGCCTGAGCTGGATGCGCTCCTGGGCGATTGCCCTGCCGGTTCGGGCGGTGCACGCCTGCGTGAGCTTGCCCGGGTCAGCGGGGGCGTGGAAGCACTTGACGAGGCTCGCTCGATTCTCAGCGGCGCCTCGACCGCCCTGGATGCGGCCCTGGATCAGTTGGGGCGGGTGGCAGAGATGCTGGCCAGGGATTATCCAGAGGTCAGTCTTGGCTTCGATTTCTGCGAACTGCGTGGCTACAACTACCACACCGGGCTGGTGTTCGCGGCCTATGTGCCCGGCCATGGTGATGCGGTGGGCAAAGGCGGCCGTTACGATGCCATCGGCAGTGATTTTGGCCGGGCTCGCCCTGCCACAGGATTCAGTCTCGATATCCGGGCCCTGGTGTCACTGGGGGAACGTCCGTCCAAAAGGTCTGGTGCCATCTGGGCACCTGCGGAGACGGATTCAGCCCTTGAAGGTGTGATCTCCGGCCTGAGAATGACGGAAACGGTGGTACGGGCCTTGCCCGATGACACTGACACCAATCCAGCCGAGCGTGGCTGTGATCGTCAGTTGGTCAAAAAGGATGGTAAGTGGGTTGTCGAGGCACTGGCCTGA
- the hflK gene encoding FtsH protease activity modulator HflK, which yields MAWNEPGGNRNDNDPWGTGGGRRGNDQGPPDLDEALKKGLEKLNRMLGGKGGNSGNSGGSSSGGSAGGFGAVIALAAILALGYVVFQSFYTVDEQERAVVLRFGEYSTTENPGLRFKVPLIDRVYKVGVTNVRTAQSSGQMLTMDENLVTVDLQVQYRVGNARDYVLNVRDSNEALSFATDSALRHEVGSSTLDEVLTEGRAELAIRVEQRLQSFLREYGAGLEVVRVNVESTQPPSAVQDAFREVQRAREDEQRLKEEAETYRNRIVPEARGQAQRLIEEANAYLEEVVERARGESSRFTQLLEVYEIAPAVTRERMYIQAVEQVLANSSKIFIDTESSGNMMYLPLDRLMQGTGGSSSSSRSSGGSNQADIGMLTDQVLQELRSRQDTNIRRSR from the coding sequence ATGGCCTGGAATGAACCGGGTGGAAACCGTAACGACAACGATCCCTGGGGAACCGGGGGTGGTCGTCGCGGCAATGATCAGGGGCCACCGGACCTGGATGAGGCGCTGAAAAAAGGCCTTGAAAAGCTGAACAGGATGCTGGGTGGCAAAGGTGGCAACTCAGGCAATTCCGGCGGTAGCAGCTCCGGTGGCAGTGCTGGCGGGTTTGGTGCCGTCATTGCGCTGGCAGCTATCCTGGCGCTTGGCTATGTGGTGTTTCAGTCGTTCTATACCGTAGACGAACAGGAACGGGCTGTTGTTCTCCGGTTTGGTGAGTACAGCACCACTGAGAACCCGGGTTTGAGGTTCAAGGTGCCGTTGATTGATCGGGTGTACAAGGTTGGGGTAACCAACGTTCGTACCGCCCAGTCCAGTGGCCAGATGCTGACCATGGATGAAAACCTGGTAACGGTTGATCTGCAGGTTCAGTATCGGGTAGGCAATGCCCGTGACTACGTTCTCAACGTCAGGGATTCTAACGAAGCCCTGTCGTTTGCCACTGACAGCGCCCTGCGTCACGAAGTGGGTAGCTCCACTCTGGATGAGGTGCTGACTGAAGGGCGTGCTGAACTCGCTATTCGTGTCGAGCAGCGCCTGCAGAGCTTTCTTCGTGAATATGGCGCCGGTCTTGAAGTTGTCCGGGTCAACGTTGAAAGCACCCAGCCACCCTCTGCGGTGCAGGATGCCTTCCGTGAAGTGCAGCGTGCCCGGGAAGACGAGCAGCGGCTGAAGGAAGAGGCGGAAACCTACCGCAACCGGATCGTGCCGGAGGCTCGCGGCCAGGCCCAGCGCCTGATCGAGGAGGCCAACGCCTATCTGGAAGAAGTGGTTGAGCGTGCCCGAGGTGAGAGCTCTCGTTTCACTCAGCTGCTGGAAGTGTATGAAATTGCGCCGGCGGTTACCCGCGAACGCATGTACATTCAGGCGGTGGAACAGGTGTTGGCGAACAGCAGCAAGATCTTCATCGATACCGAGAGCAGCGGCAACATGATGTACCTGCCTCTGGATCGTCTGATGCAAGGCACTGGTGGTTCATCAAGCAGCTCCCGCTCATCTGGCGGCAGCAACCAGGCCGATATCGGCATGCTGACGGACCAGGTGCTGCAAGAGCTGCGCTCGCGTCAGGACACCAACATTCGGAGGAGCAGATAA
- the hflC gene encoding protease modulator HflC — translation MGPKAVVGLAGALIVVLLVLSSVYIIPETHRGVKLRFGELVQTDIPAGLHFKVPVIDQIREFDIRVLTMDLPSRQYLTVEKKPLDVNSYVAWRIRNVDQFYRSTGGDEFRARSLILSRVDNGLRDEFGVRTMHEVVSGQRDQLMNTLRDRVNSNVVGEFGIEVLDIRVKAIELPGQVSENVFRRMAAERQKLAQEFRSRGQELAEGIRADADRQQTVILATAFAEAEQTRGAGDREAAQIYADAYGSNEEFYSFYRSLQAYRNTFSGKDDIMVIDSDSAFMRFLKDPMGAN, via the coding sequence ATGGGACCCAAAGCTGTTGTGGGCCTTGCAGGCGCTCTGATTGTTGTCCTGCTTGTGCTGTCAAGTGTATACATCATCCCGGAAACCCACCGGGGCGTTAAACTGCGGTTCGGTGAATTGGTTCAGACCGACATTCCGGCAGGCCTGCACTTCAAGGTGCCGGTGATTGACCAGATCCGCGAGTTCGATATCCGGGTATTGACCATGGACCTGCCGTCTCGCCAGTACCTGACGGTGGAAAAGAAGCCTTTGGACGTAAACTCCTACGTGGCGTGGCGCATCCGTAACGTGGATCAGTTCTACCGCTCCACGGGCGGGGATGAATTCAGGGCTCGGTCTCTGATTCTGTCTCGGGTCGATAATGGCCTGCGGGATGAGTTCGGTGTTCGCACCATGCACGAAGTGGTATCCGGCCAGCGGGATCAGCTTATGAACACGCTTCGTGACCGGGTGAATTCCAACGTGGTTGGAGAGTTCGGTATCGAAGTCCTGGATATCCGGGTAAAAGCGATTGAGCTGCCGGGGCAGGTCAGTGAGAACGTCTTCCGCCGGATGGCTGCTGAGCGCCAGAAGCTGGCCCAGGAATTCCGTTCCCGGGGCCAGGAGCTGGCCGAGGGTATCCGGGCTGATGCAGATCGCCAGCAGACGGTTATTCTGGCCACAGCGTTTGCTGAAGCCGAGCAGACCCGCGGTGCCGGTGATCGTGAAGCTGCGCAGATCTACGCAGATGCTTACGGTTCCAACGAGGAATTCTACAGCTTCTATCGCAGCCTGCAGGCCTATCGCAATACCTTCTCGGGCAAGGATGACATCATGGTGATCGATTCCGACAGCGCATTCATGCGCTTCCTGAAGGACCCGATGGGCGCCAACTGA
- the miaA gene encoding tRNA (adenosine(37)-N6)-dimethylallyltransferase MiaA, which produces MSDTERQPGHALPPAIFLMGPTASGKTDMAIALCDMLPCDIISVDSAMIYRGMDIGTAKPDAEELARAPHRLIDICDPADSYSAADFRRDALAEMADITRRGRIPLLVGGTMMYFKALLHGMSDLPSANPELRARIEQEAAEHGWEYLHRELTSLDPVAAGLIHPNNRQRLMRALEVIRLTGRPISEIWQAQSGTSEREAVSGIEDYTYFTRWQADETPSLPYTVFQFALAPAERSELHQRIGLRFQAMLKAGFLDEVRALMKRGDLNPDMPSMRCVGYRQAWDYLTGSCDYQTFVDKGVAATRQLAKRQLTWLRKWPNVHWLNAGDPQVVVNALKKSGLGTTFKSEK; this is translated from the coding sequence ATGTCGGACACTGAGCGCCAACCGGGGCATGCGCTACCGCCGGCTATCTTTCTGATGGGGCCGACGGCTTCCGGCAAAACCGATATGGCCATCGCCCTCTGTGACATGCTCCCATGTGACATCATCAGTGTCGATTCCGCGATGATTTACCGGGGTATGGATATTGGTACCGCAAAACCTGATGCCGAAGAACTGGCCAGAGCACCTCATCGCCTGATCGACATCTGTGATCCTGCCGACAGCTACTCCGCTGCGGATTTCCGCCGTGATGCGCTTGCCGAGATGGCAGATATCACCCGCCGCGGCCGCATCCCGTTGTTGGTTGGCGGAACCATGATGTATTTCAAGGCATTGTTGCACGGTATGTCCGACTTGCCCTCCGCTAACCCTGAGTTGCGGGCGCGCATCGAGCAGGAGGCGGCAGAGCACGGTTGGGAGTACCTGCACCGGGAACTGACAAGCCTTGATCCCGTTGCCGCCGGGCTAATCCACCCAAATAACCGCCAGCGGCTGATGCGGGCACTGGAAGTTATTCGCCTGACGGGGAGGCCCATTTCTGAAATCTGGCAGGCACAATCGGGAACTTCTGAACGGGAGGCGGTGTCAGGTATTGAGGATTACACGTATTTTACCCGTTGGCAGGCAGACGAAACCCCGAGCCTGCCGTATACTGTTTTCCAGTTTGCCTTGGCTCCAGCCGAGCGTTCTGAGCTTCATCAGCGTATAGGGCTTCGTTTTCAGGCTATGCTTAAGGCAGGGTTTCTGGACGAAGTCCGTGCTCTGATGAAGCGGGGTGATCTCAATCCTGACATGCCTTCGATGCGTTGCGTTGGCTATCGGCAGGCGTGGGATTACCTGACGGGTAGCTGTGATTACCAGACTTTCGTCGACAAGGGCGTGGCCGCCACCCGACAACTGGCAAAGCGGCAGCTGACCTGGTTGCGAAAATGGCCGAATGTTCACTGGCTGAACGCCGGTGATCCGCAAGTGGTGGTTAATGCCTTGAAAAAAAGCGGCCTTGGCACCACATTTAAATCAGAAAAATGA
- the hflX gene encoding ribosome rescue GTPase HflX, which translates to MLFERPDVGERAVLVHIEFTAHDDTEDPGEFRELVTSAGVEPVMMVTGSRKQPNPRLFVGEGKLDEIRDAVAASEADVVLFNHALRPSQERNIERELKCRVLDRTGVILDIFAQRARTHEGKLQVELAQLEHMSTRLVRGWTHLERQKGGIGLRGPGETQLETDRRLLRERIKSIHKRLEKVRKQRDQGRRARKRADIPTLSLVGYTNAGKSTLFNRITTASVYAADQLFATLDPTLRRLELPDIGPVVVADTVGFIRHLPHKLVEAFRATLEETTQATLLLHVIDCHDERRDDNMEQVESVLAEIGADEIPVLQVFNKIDLLDGFEPRIDRNEDGMPVRAWVSAVTGQGLELLFDALVERLAEDVVHHFVLLGPADGKLRALLHEAGSVLSEEHRETGDTVLEVRLQNRDWMQLLSRAGVREEALRLEIR; encoded by the coding sequence ATCTTGTTTGAGCGTCCTGACGTTGGAGAACGGGCGGTTCTCGTTCACATAGAATTCACCGCCCACGATGATACCGAAGACCCCGGTGAGTTTCGGGAACTGGTGACCTCCGCCGGCGTTGAGCCGGTGATGATGGTGACAGGTTCCCGCAAGCAGCCCAACCCCCGGCTTTTTGTTGGCGAAGGCAAGCTTGACGAAATCCGCGATGCCGTTGCCGCCAGCGAGGCGGACGTGGTGCTTTTCAACCATGCCCTCAGGCCCAGTCAGGAGCGCAACATCGAGCGCGAGCTCAAGTGTCGGGTGCTGGACCGTACCGGCGTTATCCTGGACATTTTCGCCCAGCGTGCCCGTACCCACGAGGGCAAGCTCCAGGTGGAACTGGCTCAGCTGGAGCATATGTCAACGAGGCTGGTTCGAGGGTGGACCCACCTTGAGCGCCAGAAAGGCGGTATCGGTCTGCGGGGGCCCGGTGAAACCCAGCTTGAAACCGACCGTCGATTGCTGCGGGAACGCATCAAGTCTATTCACAAGCGGCTTGAGAAAGTCCGCAAACAGCGTGACCAGGGCCGCCGTGCCCGCAAACGGGCTGATATTCCGACCTTGTCCCTGGTGGGCTACACCAACGCTGGGAAATCCACATTATTCAACCGAATCACCACAGCCAGCGTATATGCTGCTGATCAGTTGTTTGCGACGTTGGACCCAACCTTGCGTCGTCTGGAACTTCCGGATATTGGTCCGGTCGTAGTGGCGGATACGGTCGGCTTCATCCGGCATTTGCCCCACAAGCTGGTAGAGGCTTTTCGCGCAACACTGGAAGAAACCACTCAGGCAACGTTACTGCTGCACGTGATTGATTGTCACGACGAGCGTCGCGATGACAACATGGAACAGGTGGAGAGCGTGCTGGCGGAGATCGGTGCGGACGAAATACCGGTCCTTCAGGTGTTCAACAAGATTGACCTGTTGGATGGATTTGAGCCCAGGATAGACCGGAACGAGGATGGTATGCCCGTTCGGGCCTGGGTGTCTGCGGTGACCGGGCAGGGTCTTGAGCTTCTGTTCGATGCGCTGGTTGAACGGCTGGCGGAGGACGTTGTGCATCACTTTGTGTTGCTTGGGCCGGCCGATGGCAAGCTTCGCGCCCTTCTGCACGAGGCTGGGTCTGTGTTGAGTGAAGAACACCGGGAGACCGGTGATACAGTGCTGGAGGTGAGGTTGCAAAACCGGGACTGGATGCAGTTGCTGAGCCGGGCGGGTGTCAGGGAAGAAGCGCTCAGGCTGGAGATTCGATGA
- a CDS encoding adenylosuccinate synthase, translating to MGKNVVVLGTQWGDEGKGKIVDLLTDKVAAVVRFQGGHNAGHTLVIEGKKTALHLIPSGILRKNVQCLIGNGVVLSPEALLKEVRELEANGVAVRDRLKISLACPIILRTHVRIDQARERAKGNEKIGTTGRGIGPAYEDKVSRRGVRLGDLCNLADFEVKLREIMSYHNFVLTEYFKEEAEDIDAALAELKQMGEEILPMSADVTDILHDYRKRGENILFEGAQGSLLDIDLGTYPYVTSSNTTAGGTATGSGFGPMFLDYVLGITKAYTTRVGSGPFPTELFDDMGQHLAIKGNEVGTTTGRSRRCGWFDAVALRHAIQINSVSGICLTKLDVLDGLETVKVCVGYKTPNGEITRPPIGCDSYKDIEPVYEELPGWSESTVGLTTVDQLPENAKAYIRFLEEQIEAPIDIISTGPDRVETITLRHPFGE from the coding sequence ATGGGTAAAAACGTTGTTGTGCTGGGCACCCAATGGGGTGATGAAGGCAAGGGCAAGATTGTTGACCTGCTGACAGACAAAGTAGCTGCGGTGGTGCGCTTTCAGGGTGGCCATAATGCCGGACACACACTGGTGATCGAGGGCAAGAAAACAGCGCTGCACCTGATCCCTTCCGGTATTCTCAGGAAGAATGTCCAGTGCCTGATTGGCAATGGCGTGGTGTTGTCACCGGAGGCCCTGCTGAAAGAAGTCCGTGAACTGGAAGCCAACGGTGTGGCCGTGCGCGATCGCCTGAAGATCAGCCTGGCCTGCCCGATCATCCTGCGTACCCACGTGCGTATTGATCAGGCCCGCGAGCGCGCCAAGGGTAACGAAAAGATTGGCACCACTGGCCGTGGTATTGGTCCCGCATACGAAGACAAGGTATCACGCCGTGGCGTGCGTCTGGGCGATCTGTGCAATCTGGCAGACTTTGAAGTAAAGCTGCGGGAAATCATGTCTTACCACAACTTCGTGCTGACCGAGTATTTCAAGGAAGAGGCGGAAGACATCGATGCGGCCCTGGCCGAATTGAAGCAGATGGGTGAGGAAATCCTGCCCATGTCTGCAGATGTCACCGATATTCTGCACGACTACCGCAAGCGCGGCGAAAACATCCTGTTCGAAGGTGCTCAGGGCTCTCTGCTGGATATCGATCTGGGTACCTACCCGTACGTTACCTCGTCCAACACCACCGCTGGCGGCACCGCCACGGGCTCCGGTTTTGGCCCGATGTTCCTGGATTACGTGCTGGGCATTACCAAGGCCTACACCACTCGTGTTGGCTCAGGTCCTTTCCCGACCGAGCTGTTTGACGACATGGGCCAGCACCTGGCGATAAAAGGTAACGAAGTTGGCACCACCACCGGCCGCTCCCGCCGTTGTGGCTGGTTTGATGCGGTGGCCCTGCGCCACGCCATCCAGATCAACAGCGTGTCTGGCATTTGCCTGACCAAACTGGACGTGCTGGATGGCCTGGAAACGGTGAAGGTGTGCGTTGGCTACAAGACACCGAATGGTGAGATTACCCGCCCGCCCATTGGTTGCGATAGCTACAAGGATATTGAACCGGTGTATGAAGAGCTGCCGGGCTGGAGCGAGAGCACGGTAGGCCTGACCACCGTTGACCAGCTGCCAGAGAATGCCAAGGCCTACATCCGCTTCCTGGAGGAGCAGATTGAAGCGCCGATCGATATTATCTCCACGGGCCCTGACCGGGTGGAGACCATCACTCTGCGCCATCCGTTCGGAGAGTAA
- the mutL gene encoding DNA mismatch repair endonuclease MutL: MPHIQLLSPRLANQIAAGEVVERPASVVKELVENALDAGARRVDIEVEQGGVKLIRVRDDGSGIDEADLPLALSRHATSKILTLDDLEAVGTLGFRGEALASISSVSRLALTSRTEAQEAAARVEVEGRDMDARLSPAAHPVGTTVEVRDLFFNTPARRKFLRTEKTEFNHVEECIRRQALSRFDAGFTLRHNQRVVQSLRPAESEVDKERRIGSLCGQQFIDNAVIIDAEATGLRLWGWVALPTFSRSQADLQYFFVNGRVIRDKLVAHAVRQAYRDVLYNNRHPAFVLYLEVDPATVDVNVHPTKHEVRFRDGRLVHDFIFRTLHRALADVRPDDHLRGAVAQSFGREPEAVVANPAGHPAGMGASLPDRAPPVAGGYANGGGFGVGSASQPQQEWKASDQMAFYQSLNEGGGVASRPDHASQPVAVTPPRDTDEEPPLGYAIAQLHGIYILAQSRAGLIVVDMHAAHERITYERMKHALAEQDLKSQPLLVPLSLAVSQKEAALAETHGEELQHLGLQIERIGPETLAVRQIPALLRGADTEQLVRDVLADLIEHGQSDRVEAVTHELLGTMACHGSVRANRQLTIPEMNSLLRDMEATERSGQCNHGRPTWTLVTLSELDKLFLRGR; encoded by the coding sequence ATGCCCCACATTCAGTTGCTATCGCCCCGGCTCGCCAACCAGATTGCTGCGGGCGAGGTGGTGGAGCGGCCTGCATCCGTCGTCAAAGAGTTAGTGGAAAACGCGCTGGATGCAGGTGCACGCCGGGTTGATATTGAAGTGGAGCAGGGTGGCGTCAAGCTGATCCGGGTGCGTGATGATGGCTCGGGTATTGACGAAGCCGACCTGCCGCTGGCCCTCAGCCGCCATGCCACCAGTAAAATCCTGACCCTCGATGACCTGGAAGCTGTCGGTACATTAGGCTTTCGTGGTGAAGCCCTGGCCAGTATCAGTTCCGTTTCGCGCCTGGCACTCACGTCCCGCACCGAAGCCCAGGAAGCCGCTGCCCGAGTGGAGGTGGAAGGCCGGGATATGGATGCCCGTCTTTCTCCGGCCGCGCACCCGGTGGGAACCACCGTGGAAGTCCGTGACCTGTTCTTCAACACGCCAGCCCGGCGCAAGTTCCTGCGAACGGAAAAAACCGAATTCAATCATGTGGAAGAGTGTATTCGCCGGCAGGCCCTGAGCCGATTTGATGCTGGCTTTACCCTGCGCCACAACCAGCGTGTGGTGCAGAGCCTGCGGCCAGCAGAGTCGGAGGTCGACAAGGAGCGACGTATTGGTTCGCTGTGCGGGCAGCAGTTTATAGACAACGCCGTTATTATTGACGCGGAAGCGACCGGCCTGCGGCTCTGGGGCTGGGTGGCATTGCCCACCTTCTCGCGCAGTCAGGCGGACCTGCAGTACTTCTTCGTGAATGGCCGGGTCATTCGGGATAAGCTGGTCGCCCATGCGGTGCGGCAGGCCTACCGGGATGTGCTTTACAACAACCGCCACCCCGCCTTTGTGCTCTATCTGGAAGTGGATCCCGCCACCGTCGATGTCAACGTGCACCCCACCAAGCACGAGGTCCGGTTCCGGGATGGTCGGTTGGTCCATGATTTTATCTTCCGCACCCTGCACCGGGCTCTGGCTGATGTTCGCCCGGATGATCATTTGCGCGGTGCGGTCGCTCAGTCTTTCGGGCGCGAGCCAGAGGCAGTTGTTGCCAACCCCGCCGGTCATCCAGCTGGGATGGGGGCATCGCTCCCCGATCGGGCGCCGCCTGTAGCTGGTGGTTATGCCAACGGAGGCGGCTTTGGTGTTGGGTCGGCTTCCCAGCCGCAGCAGGAATGGAAGGCCAGTGACCAGATGGCGTTCTATCAATCCCTGAATGAGGGCGGGGGGGTTGCTTCCCGGCCTGACCATGCCAGCCAGCCGGTTGCGGTCACGCCTCCACGAGACACCGATGAAGAGCCGCCCCTGGGTTATGCCATCGCCCAGCTACATGGCATCTACATCCTTGCCCAGAGCCGGGCTGGCCTGATCGTTGTTGATATGCATGCTGCCCATGAGCGCATCACCTATGAGCGTATGAAGCACGCCCTGGCCGAGCAAGATCTGAAAAGCCAGCCCCTGCTGGTGCCGTTGTCACTGGCGGTAAGCCAGAAAGAGGCGGCGCTGGCGGAAACTCACGGTGAGGAGTTGCAGCACCTGGGGTTGCAAATTGAACGAATCGGCCCGGAGACCCTGGCTGTGCGACAGATTCCTGCGCTGCTGCGGGGCGCCGACACCGAACAACTGGTCCGGGACGTGCTGGCGGATCTGATTGAGCATGGGCAGAGCGACCGGGTAGAAGCCGTCACTCACGAATTGCTGGGCACTATGGCCTGCCATGGTTCTGTTCGGGCAAACCGGCAACTCACCATTCCGGAAATGAACTCGCTGTTACGTGACATGGAAGCCACTGAGCGAAGCGGCCAATGCAATCACGGCCGCCCCACCTGGACTCTGGTCACGCTGTCAGAACTCGACAAACTGTTCCTGAGGGGGCGTTAG
- the hfq gene encoding RNA chaperone Hfq has protein sequence MSKGHSLQDPYLNALRKERIPVSIFLVNGIKLQGQIESFDQFVILLKNTVSQMVYKHAISTVVPARNVRLPPQNPAGEGESED, from the coding sequence ATGTCAAAAGGGCATTCTTTACAAGACCCTTACCTCAATGCATTGCGCAAGGAACGCATTCCGGTTTCCATCTTTCTGGTCAACGGCATCAAGCTGCAGGGCCAGATCGAATCCTTTGACCAGTTTGTTATTCTGCTGAAGAACACTGTCAGCCAGATGGTCTACAAGCATGCGATTTCCACTGTGGTCCCTGCTCGCAATGTGCGCCTTCCGCCGCAGAACCCGGCAGGTGAAGGTGAGTCTGAAGACTGA
- the cmoB gene encoding tRNA 5-methoxyuridine(34)/uridine 5-oxyacetic acid(34) synthase CmoB: MAFFDWRANFLPFINSLQQSGHELWAERLTRQLIARFEDNPHGDLPRWQGALDLLPEVPGAAGDLSRSAVTLFSAEPLAPEQSANLEHGLRGLMPWRKGPFEFFGTHIDTEWRSDWKWDRVAPHLSDLRGRTILDVGCGSGYHCWRMAGAGAGRVVGIDPGLLFMFQFLAVKGYLGEVPVDLLPVRMEDLPDNLQMFDTTFSMGVLYHRRSPLDHLLELKGTLRPGGELVLETLVVDGPEGFSLMPEDRYGQMRNVWFLPSCPTLLRWLDRTGFRNARVVDVSDTTTEEQRQTDWMRFNSLADFLDPNDSSKTIEGYPGPKRATIIAEKP; this comes from the coding sequence ATGGCATTTTTCGACTGGCGAGCGAACTTCCTCCCGTTCATCAACTCCCTGCAACAGTCCGGGCATGAGCTCTGGGCAGAGCGGCTTACCCGCCAACTGATTGCCCGGTTTGAGGACAATCCCCACGGCGACCTGCCCCGCTGGCAGGGTGCACTGGATCTGTTGCCGGAGGTGCCGGGCGCCGCCGGCGACCTGAGCCGGTCCGCCGTCACCCTGTTCTCGGCCGAGCCGCTGGCTCCGGAGCAGAGCGCTAACCTCGAGCACGGTCTGCGGGGCCTGATGCCCTGGCGCAAAGGCCCATTCGAGTTCTTCGGCACCCACATAGACACCGAATGGCGATCAGACTGGAAATGGGACCGGGTTGCTCCTCACCTGTCAGACCTCAGGGGCAGAACCATTCTCGACGTTGGCTGTGGCTCCGGCTACCACTGCTGGCGCATGGCGGGGGCTGGCGCCGGGCGAGTGGTGGGTATCGACCCGGGCCTGTTGTTCATGTTTCAGTTTCTGGCAGTCAAGGGCTATCTGGGCGAGGTGCCGGTGGACCTGCTACCGGTGCGCATGGAGGATCTACCGGACAACCTGCAGATGTTCGACACCACGTTTTCCATGGGCGTTCTGTACCACCGTCGGTCGCCCCTGGATCATCTACTTGAACTCAAGGGCACACTCCGCCCGGGCGGCGAACTGGTGCTGGAAACCCTGGTGGTGGATGGGCCGGAAGGCTTCAGCCTGATGCCGGAAGACCGTTACGGCCAGATGCGCAACGTCTGGTTCCTGCCCAGCTGCCCCACCCTCCTTCGCTGGCTGGACAGGACCGGGTTCCGAAATGCCCGGGTGGTGGATGTCAGCGACACCACCACCGAAGAACAGCGGCAGACGGACTGGATGCGTTTCAACTCTCTGGCCGATTTTCTCGACCCAAACGATTCGAGCAAAACCATCGAAGGCTATCCGGGACCCAAGCGCGCAACCATCATCGCCGAGAAGCCCTGA